From a region of the Triticum aestivum cultivar Chinese Spring chromosome 7D, IWGSC CS RefSeq v2.1, whole genome shotgun sequence genome:
- the LOC123163996 gene encoding actin-histidine N-methyltransferase, whose translation MSSSDAAAAAPPDDDAKLQCFLQWLQANGADLRGCTIRACGRKGFGVYATAPDAAAADGVVMAVPLDLAVTPMRVLQDPLVGPRCRALFEDGGVDDRLLVMLFLMAERLRPTSLWKPYLDVLPSTFGSSVWFDDEELAEVEGTTLHRATVMQKKSLQALFNDKVKALVEELLHIDEAGSSIEVRFEDFLWANSIFWTRALNIPLPHSYVFPGSLDGQQIRTGEVLGDSDLTTQQETDTTTKNSSCDENSESHNMESIWVEGLVPGIDFCNHNVKALATWEVDSEGNLTGIPASMYLILAQAGKSSVETGTEIYINYGNKGNEELLYLYGFVVDNNPDDYLMVHYPVEALRQLQSADIKMKLIEMQKAELRCLLPTSLLDRGFFGTSTSSGEDDDNKKKHFSSYSWSGQRKVPSYLQKNVFPQEFLSTLRTIAMQEHELEQVASLLGEVGSSEDGEPSDAEIKSAIWEVCGDNGALGLLVDLLRVKMAELEEGTGTEASDSQLLEKFDSNDPDDSSSATVESIEATKSRVNRRSCIVYRRGQKQLTRMFLREAERLLELSAEEQI comes from the exons ATGTCGTcgtccgacgccgccgccgccgccccgcccgacgACGACGCCAAGCTCCAGTGCTTCCTGCAATGGCTCCAG GCCAACGGCGCCGACCTCCGCGGTTGCACGATCCGCGCCtgcggccgcaagggcttcggcgtcTACGCCACCGCCCCCGACGCAGCCGCCGCCGACG GGGTGGTGATGGCGGTGCCGCTGGACCTCGCCGTCACCCCGATGCGGGTGCTACAGGACCCGCTCGTTGGCCCGCGGTGCCGCGCGCTCTTCGAGGACGGCGGCGTCGACGACCGCCTCCTCGTCATGCTCTTCCTCATGGCCGAGCGCCTCCGCCCCACCTCCCTCTGGAAGCC GTACTTGGATGTGCTCCCGAGCACCTTCGGGAGCTCCGTGTGGTTCGACGACGAGGAGCTCGCCGAGGTGGAAGGGACGACGCTGCACCGTGCGACCGTCATGCAG AAAAAGTCACTACAAGCATTGTTCAATGATAAGGTGAAAGCTCTGGTCGAGGAGCTTCTACATATCGATGAAGCAGGAAG CTCAATTGAAGTGCGGTTTGAGGACTTCCTTTG GGCAAACTCGATTTTCTGGACTCGAGCGCTCAACATCCCATTGCCTCATTCATACGTTTTTCCGGGCTCACTTGATGGACAGCAGATCAGAACTGGGGAAGTTTTGGGTGATTCTGATCTCACCACCCAACAG GAAACTGACACTACAACAAAGAATAGTAGCTGCGACGAGAATTCTGAATCTCATAATATGGAGTCAATATGGGTCGAGGGCCTCGTGCCAGGAATCGATTTCTGTAACCATA ATGTAAAGGCTCTGGCGACATGGGAAGTTGATTCGGAGGGAAATTTAACAGGAATTCCTGCTTCAATGTACCTCATACTTG CGCAAGCTGGTAAAAGCTCTGTTGAGACTGGGACAGAGATCTACATAAATTATGGCAACAAAGGAAATGAG GAACTGCTATACCTATATGGATTTGTGGTTGACAACAATCCAGATGATTATCTCATG GTTCATTATCCAGTAGAAGCTCTTAGACAGCTTCAGTCTGCTGACATTAAAATGAAGCTAATTGAGATGCAG AAGGCTGAATTGAGATGTCTTCTACCTACAAGTTTGCTTGATAGGGGATTTTTCGGAACCAGTACCAGTTCTGGTGAAGATGATGATAACAAGAAAAAGCATTTTTCTAGTTACAGTTGGAGTGGTCAACGCAAAGTTCCATCATATCTCCAAAAAAATGTTTTCCCTCAAGAATTTTTAAGTACTCTTCGCACAATTGCCATGCAAGAACATGAACTTGAACAGGTTGCTTCCCTGCTTGGAGAG GTTGGGTCTAGTGAGGATGGAGAACCATCTGATGCAGAGATCAAAAGCGCTATATGGGAGGTGTGCGGTGATAATGGAGCGCTAGGATTGCTTGTGGATCTTCTTAGGGTGAA AATGGCTGAACTTGAAGAAGGCACTGGAACAGAAGCATCTGACAGTCAACTGCTGGAGAAATTTGATTCCAATGATCCAGACGACTCCTCGAG TGCAACCGTCGAGAGCATCGAAGCGACGAAGTCAAGAGTGAACAGAAGGTCGTGTATAGTGTACCGTAGAGGGCAGAAGCAGCTGACGAGGATGTTCCTCAGGGAGGCGGAACGTCTTCTGGAGCTGTCCGCGGAGGAGCAGATATAG
- the LOC123163997 gene encoding calcium-dependent protein kinase 26, which yields MAAGGAGGAKYNSYKAPGLRGAILEAAHASCLGDRYALGEQLGWGQFGVIRSCSDMVTGEALACKSIAKDRLTSPDDVRGVRLEIEVMARLSGHPNVVDLKAVYEDQDSVHLVMELCAGGELFHRLQERGCFPEHEAATLFRYLMEVVAHCHSKGIVHRDLKPENILLVSKSPSSPIKLADFGLATYTQPGQRLSGTVGSPFYIAPEVLAGGYNEAADVWSAGVILYILLSGIPPFWGKTKSKIFECIRSMELRFPSDPWDRVSDSAKELITDMLRRDPSQRLTAEQVLEHPWIREHTDDSRDSCGGCHEIGLGREEPGSCSFSTPMATRSRDVSFSTGGPIACQGLSEEPCSPTFSCRSSFSAFSAARAPAPSCGALLFSFGDSPEPMKDAAPVVSMPSFSFFCGLGSDEPEPPAAASGNDTTKENEAHCVEDTAAVGLTAASSSALTRMAEAALRGAAATRANPLSRSRRNHTIGASEGGHQHDLDMAVAESVIRWASCTHLSTTLSLRASLVC from the exons ATGGCCgctggcggcgccggcggcgccaAGTACAACTCGTACAAGGCGCCGGGGCTGCGGGGTGCGATACTGGAGGCGGCGCACGCCTCGTGCCTCGGCGACCGGTACGCGCTCGGGGAGCAGCTCGGGTGGGGCCAGTTCGGGGTCATCCGGTCCTGCTCTGACATGGTCACCGGCGAGGCGCTGGCCTGCAAGTCCATCGCCAAGGACCGGCTCACGTCCCCCGACGACGTGCGCGGCGTCCGGCTCGAGATCGAGGTCATGGCGCGCCTCTCGGGCCACCCCAACGTCGTCGACCTCAAGGCGGTGTACGAGGACCAGGACTCGGTGCACCTCGTCATGGAGCTCTGCGCCGGCGGGGAGCTCTTCCACCGCCTCCAGGAGCGCGGCTGCTTCCCGGAGCACGAGGCCGCCACGCTCTTCAGGTACCTCATGGAGGTCGTCGCGCACTGCCACAGCAAGGGGATCGTGCACCGGGACCTCAAGCCCGAGAACATCCTCCTCGTCAGCAAGTCGCCGTCCTCGCCCATCAAGCTCGCCGACTTTGGCCTTGCCACCTACACCCAGCCTG GTCAAAGACTGAGCGGCACGGTGGGGAGCCCGTTTTACATCGCGCCGGAGGTGCTTGCCGGCGGGTACAACGAGGCTGCCGACGTGTGGAGCGCCGGGGTTATACTCTACATCCTTCTGAGTGGCATCCCGCCGTTCTGGGGGAAGACCAAGTCGAAGATCTTCGAGTGTATCAGGTCGATGGAGCTGCGGTTCCCTTCCGATCCCTGGGACAGGGTTTCGGATTCGGCCAAGGAGCTCATCACCGACATGCTGCGGCGCGATCCTAGTCAGAGGCTTACAGCCGAGCAAGTTCTAG AGCATCCCTGGATACGAGAACACACCGACGATTCGCGCGATTCCTGCGGCGGTTGCCATGAGATCGGCCTCGGGAGGGAGGAGCCCGGCTCGTGCTCGTTCTCCACGCCGATGGCGACACGCAGCCGCGACGTGAGCTTCAGCACCGGCGGCCCGATCGCCTGCCAGGGCCTGTCGGAGGAACCCTGCTCTCCAACATTCTCCTGCAGATCGTCCTTCTCTGCGTTCAGCGCAGCCAGGGCTCCAGCTCCATCTTGCGGAGCCTTGTTATTCTCATTCGGCGACAGCCCCGAACCCATGAAGGATGCTGCACCCGTTGTGTCGATGCCAAGCTTCTCATTTTTCTGCGGGCTAGGGTCCGACGAGCCCGAGCCACCGGCGGCGGCGTCAGGCAACGACACCACGAAGGAGAATGAAGCTCATTGTGTCGAAGACACCGCGGCGGTGGGCCTCAcggccgcctcctcctcggctctgacGAGGATGGCGGAGGCAGCCCtgagaggggcggcggcgacgagggcgaACCCGTTGTCGCGCAGCAGGCGGAATCACACGATCGGCGCCAGCGAGGGGGGGCACCAGCATGACCTGGACATGGCGGTGGCCGAGTCGGTGATCCGGTGGGCGTCGTGCACGCACTTGTCCACCACCCTGTCCCTCCGCGCCTCGCTCGTGTGCTAG